The window GCAGAAACTCACGGAAATCGACCCGCTTCTCGCCGATTTCAAGTTGATGAGAAAAGAGTAAGAGAATGGCGCGGAAACAAAGGTACTATCGAAGGACTGATTACAACTAAGAAAGGCAAGGAAAGAAGCAGATTAACTGGTGGTGGTAGAAAGCCCTTGAGTACAGAACTTGAAGAAGTCTTATTAGGATGGATTGAAAGCAGACGATCTCGTGGCCTACGCATTTCCCGCAAACTTACCATGAAGAAGGCAGAAATTATTTATGGTGACTTGACAAAAGACATGGAGAACGTGGATGAAGATTTTAAGGCATCAAGAGGCTGGCTAGAGAAATTCATGAAAAGAAATGGCTTGTCTTTGAGGCGCAAAACATCAGTCGCTCAACAAGATCCAGAGAGACTGGTAGCAAAGGTTGTATCCTATATCATCCAAGTACGGCGTTTGCAAGAGAAGCAGAGCTACGCTCCATCGCATATCATAGCAATGGATGAAACTCCCATCTGGTGCGACATGGTATCAGAAACAACCATAGATGCAACTGGAAAAAAGACAATAACTCTGACAACAACCGGCCATGAAAAATCTAGAGTATCTGTGTGTTTAGCAGCGAAAGCTGATGGGACCAAGCTTAAACCGATGGTGGTATTTAAAGGCGCCAAAAGGGAAGTTGCAGCCTTGAACCAAGAATTCAAACGTCGAGCAGTTGTTGCAACTTCAGCAAATGCCTGGATGAACACTGAACTAACGAAAGTCTGGATCGACTCTGTTTTGGGTTCATTCTCCTTTGATCGTAGGCTATTAGCCTGGGACTCTTTCGAGTGGCATATCGAAGAGAGCATTGGTCAAGCATTGCAGTCGAAAAAAATTGACCGTGTCATTGTGCCAGGAGCTGCATGCACTGAGAAGTACGATGAGTGGCTTGGAAGTGTGGGGATTCATGAAGAAACGGCAGCTGGGAATTTGAAGGCACCTCCGAGAAAAACCATTCTGCAGTGGATCCTTGACGCTTGGAGCCAGCTACCGACCGAGTTAATCAAGAAGTCATTCACAAGTTGCGCACTGAATCTTCCTGTTGACGGGTCCCAGGATGACACAATCCATTGCCTCAAAGAAGGACAGCCGTGCAGCAGCGGGAGAGCAATGCTTCGATCACAGCTGGATATTTTGAATGAGCCAGATACGAATCTTTTCAGCGACTGCACCAGTTCCGATGTTGAAGAGGCGTACCTTCCAACTTTGCTGGTGTTGGATTCTGATCACGAAGGAGACAGTGACATTCAAATTGAGTGAACTGATTATTAAACTGAGTTTTTACGATTTTTTGGGAGCTCAACAAGTTGTAGTTTTAATACTGTAAAGTTTGATCGGTACAGCCAGACAAAGAACTGTATCTTTTTTCTACTTTTTAAGTAAAGTTATGGTTGattgtttaacaaaataaacatcattttaaataaacaccgccctcgaataaacgccgcacccaaatcatgaaaaatttaataaacgCCACGGCGTTTATTCGAGGAAATACGGTATACAAAATAAATTATCTTTGTTGTGTACATTTACATAGGGCGAAAGACTTCATACACAGAACTCCCCCTAATCTTCCTTCACAATCGGTTATTTTAGGTTCTGGTTATTGAATCGATTCTCATtattaaaaatacatgtaaaaatgGTTATTCATATATTTGAGTTACTTAATTATTCTCGTTACTGAAAAGCCCCATGATGAGAGCTTTAAACAAGTTGTGTTGATAAGCACATGTAATCAGAGGAAACTTGATCAGTTCATTTAAGTATAGTATAACAAaacgaagttttttttttttttgaagttttagtCATTCAATGCCTATATGCAACATCATAGTTCAATCTTGTTCTCGGGTTTTAAAGTTCTCCATCTTCGGCAACACCATGAATACGCAAGGTAGCAGACACAGCAGTATCTCTCCTTGGACAGAAAACTGATGCTCCAGCATTAAGCTGTGGCGGCACTGCAGCTCTTTCTGGCATTTTATGACAGGTTAATTCCAGGGGGTAAAGGTGTTGGATTGGACTCTCCAAGAACGTTTTTCCCGCATGTAACTTCACCGCTCACACTTTTCATCTCAATGCCATCATCTTCAAACAGCTCTTCCACAACACCAAGGGGCCACTTCCCACGATTTTTGTCTTCTGAACGGATAATGACGACATCTCCTACGTTCAGTGGCCTGGGTGTACCTCGGATATTGTGGGTGTGTCGTTCTCTCAGTGCAGCCAAGTATTCCCACGCCCAGCGCTTCCAAAAGGCATCTTTGCAGGTCCTGAGGTACCTTTCCCGTTTTTGCAGATCATAATCTTCCTCTCTCCACGGCTGTCACTCAAGCAGGTGTATAGATCTTTGGAATAGGAAGGAGAACGGGGTCACTAGAGGGAGCTGGACGTCATCTTCCACATACAATAGGGGGTGGTGGTCTAAGTGAGTTTCCACATCGAGCACAACTTCGGACAGCTCTTACCAGGTCAGCATTCCTCCGCCAATCACTTTGTAGAAAGCACGTTTAAAAAGGCCCAACAGGGTGCTTGACTCAGGTTGAATCTCCAAGTGATCTTCTCTGATTCTAGGTAGTCTTGCATTTGCTCGTCTTTCTGGATTTCTTTCAACAGTTTTGTCACTCCCACAAAAGTGCTTCCATTGTCTGAGAAAATCTTAGATGGTCGTCCTCGTCTAGCGATGAATCGCTTTAGGCTTGCCATGAAGGTAGTGGTTTCTAGATTTGGTAGGTTTGGTAGCACCAAATAGGCTTTCCCTTCTGCTCCCGCAGACTTGCGGTACTTAATGGGGCTGGCAAAATCAACACCCACTACTTCAAAAGGACTTGATCCCTCTCTTCTCTCAGGTGGCAATAAAGCAGGCGGTGGGGCTGCGAGAGCGACTGCCTGAAAACGCTTGCACCCATAGCACTGCCTGATGGCTTTCTTTGCAAGGCGTGGGCACGTCTTTGTTTCTCTGTAAGTTGAGCCTCAGTCGGTCTTCTGGCTTTGGGTGGGCATCAACCAGAAGAGGGTTTGCTTTCCAATTTCTTCTGTTGTAGCATTTTGGGCGAACCGCATGATCCAGGCGCACACTCGTAAAGTGTTCCAGTATGAGCTTTTGGCAAGGAATTTGGCGAGCTCATCGCCAGAATTCACAGCCAAGGCGAATAATTCCTTTGTGGTTTTCACCTCTTGGTTGGATTCCTTACTGTTGTTTTCTGGCCATTTCCTAGGGTCACTAAGCCATTCTGGTCCACACCACCATAGTTGGTTCTCTTTAGATACCAATCCACCATGGGTGGCAAGATCTGCAGGATTGTCTTCAGTTGGTATGTGCCGCCAGATAACCTCAGCATGCTCTCTGATCTTCTGTACTCGGTTAGCCACAAACTGCTTGTAGTCCCCTCCACCTAATATCCAGTACAAGGCAACGCTGCTGTCCAGCCAACAGTGTAGGAAAGTTACTGGGAAGCCTTGAAGTGCGTCTTGTACGTTACTCAAGAGGTTTACAGCCATGTGTCCCGAGACCAGCTCTCATCCAGGTATAGTTAGGCCTTGCTTCACTAGTCTTGCTTTCGCCACGACAAGTCCTTGATTTAAAGTGCTTAGTTGTTTGATGACGGCATAAACAGCAGTGGCGACACCTTTCGCTGGTCAGTGCTCTTGGGCAGGAAACTTCATGTGGTAAAGAGCGCACCCACTTCTGCCACTGTTGTTCTAAAGGCACAGATAACGGTGCATCCCAAGTGGATTTCTCTTTGCAGGCATTTCGGTAAAGCAGCTTTTCCTGTAAGGTGATTGGTGTGATCAGACCAAGGGGGTCATAGATTCTTGCTAGTTTTCCCTCGTTTAGTAGGTTGCGCAACTTCTTCTGGAATAGTGACTGCAATTTCGTCTGTTGATTTATTCCATTTTAAACTAAGCAGACCACACTCTCTGGACTTTACTCCTAGTTGCTGTTTGGCATAGCTCAAGTCATCTTCATTCCTGGCGCCCTCTGAGATCTCTAATTTAGGGATGTTTGAGTGCCACTTGTGCAAATGAAAGGTGGCCCGGCGAAATATTTCGGTTGttttagctttctttttttttgttcggtTTCGTGGACAGTTCCTCCGCCAGTAATGAGATCATCTACATAAAGTTCTCATTCTATTCCCGCAACAGTATCAGGGTGATCAGCTCTCCAAGTGTTTAAATGGTGCTGGATTACGCTGCCAAGCAGAAAAGGCGAGGGTCCCAAGCCAAATAGTGTTCTGGTGAACCTCGTGCGAATATGTAAGGGATTCTTGCCGTCTAGCCAATGGAAACACAGTGCGTCTCGGTCTTGCCTGCGGATAATCACTTGCACTTGAAATGCCTTGCGAATATCGCTGGCTAGGGCTACTGCATGAAACCTTCCTCTTAAGAGTACTTTCCACAGCTGATTCTGTAGGGGTGGTCCAACTTTTAGGCAGTCGTTTAGGGAGGGAGCTGAGTCATAAGCTCTCGCTGAGGCATCGTATACAATCTGCGTCTTAGTAGTTTCAGCGCTCTCTCTTACGACAGCCTTGTGGGGGATGTAGAACTCTCATCCAGATGCTGGCATCTCTGCCTCTTCTATAACTCCTTCATGTAGCTGTTCTTGGATGATTGCATCATAGTCGTCACGCTTCCCTGTTTTCTTCAGTCGCTGAACTAGGCTTCTGAGTCGCTTCAAGCTCCCCGAATTGTTAGAGGGCAAGGGAGGATGATCTCCTTTCCAGGGAAGGCCGGTCTCGTACCAGTCTTCAGGGCTGCAGCTGAGCTGTTCAATGAACTCTTCATACACCACGCTTTGATCTCCATTTGGTTTATCTTCGATCCCTAGGACGTCCATGCGGCAGAGCTCTTCATAACTGGTTGGGCTAAGAACGTGCTGTCAAGGTTTTGCTCTGTTCCTGGAGACATAATGGTCCACCCAAAGAGAGTGAACTCGGCCACTGGCTCTCCAGTGGATCCAGTACGCTGGGATGTAGACGTTTTAATCTTCGCATAATCACTCGTGCCCAGAATAACATGAACCAGAAGGAGGCTCTTGGTGTCAGTGTCTTTTATGTCCACGCCTTTCAGATGACGGTATTTTCCGATCATTTCCCTGTAGTTCGGGTTTTCCACGCACAACAGTTAAGCCTGGTCTATCCTGTTTGCGCTGAAAGGGATGGTATAGTTTCCTTTTGTGTCACTCATTTGAATGTTGTAGGTTTCGGTTCGCTTGGTAACGGTGCCCACAATAGTTTGTATTTGGCGCATTAGAGTGTGTGACGGTACAAGATTGAATTGATCCAAGATGTATCCCGAAGCATAAGAGGCAGTTTCCCCAGTATCCAAAAGGGCTCTACAGGTCACACCATTCAATTTGACTGGCACAACAGAATGGCCACTTTCTCGCCTTCTTGGGGTGCAGTTAATGCCACCCCACCGCTGGTTGTTGTTTGGCGTCCAGATGTTGTCGAACGATCGCAAATAGACAAGTGATGCCTTTCTTTACAGTGTACGCAAGATGTGCGGCTACGGCATTGTGATGCATTATGTTGTGTTCCAGTGCAGTTAAAACACAAGTGTTTGCTTTGTAGAATTCTTCTACGCTCCGCTGGAGATGTCACGCTGTCACATTCCCAGGATCTGTGAGTCTCGTGATCCCAGTAAACACACATGCGTCGTGAGATTGGTGCACGGTCTTGCGCGTAGAAACTATTATCACGAGGACGGCGCGGCAATCGTGGAGGCCGAGAATGGATGTGAGGGCGGTGATGGAGAGATCTTGTGAACCGACTCATTTACTTCCATTGGATGGATAGCTTTCCATTCTTCTAACGATCGCATTAGCTCCGTGAATCCCCAGTCTTGCCATCCTGGTTTCCCATTCACGAGATCTGCTTTAATGCCCGGCAACTTGTCTAAAACCCCACGCACCATAGACAAACAACCAGAAAGTTTACCTAGAGTCTCTAGAGCTTGAACATTATAGTTCAAAGTTTGCCAAAACTTGTGGATTTCATTTGGTTTGCTTCCAGATATCACTGGCAACGCATTGATGTTATTGATGTAAGCTCCCACAATCTCGCTCGTTTTCCCGTATTTAGATTTCAAGATGTTCTTAGCACGTTCGTAGCCTTCGGAGTTAAAGGGCAAGCCATCAATTGTTTCACACACATTACTTTCCAATAATTCCTTTAGATGGGCAAACTTTGTAACCGGTGCAATATACGCTGCATCTATTTCGGCTTCaaacttattccaaaaggagAGCCATTTTTCATAAGTGCCGTCATACTTAGTGATAACTAGCTTTGGCATTTTTACATTTCCCTTACTGGGAGGCTTCGCGGTAGGTTGATCTGATGATTGCAATTTTGACTTCTGTTAGAGTTTCAGCTTTTCAAATTGCAGTTCGTCCTCCCTCCTTTTGGCAAGGatggcttcttcttcttcaagctTTTGGGTTTTCTCTTTAGTTCCAATTTCTTCCAGATAACAGAGTTAAATCTACTTCACCAATTGTTTTTCGATTGATGCACCCCATGCCTTCACATCTTCGATACTTTCTGCCGCTTCTAGCTTACCTTTCTCAATGTCCATCTTTAGATCTTCGACGTTTGCCACAATTTTTCTTAAAGCTTCTCTAtgggagatatgtccaggtttgaccctaattagatgcacgcggatttcaataagtgtcacgaagtgtccccttgctcttatagccaacttcaacatcacttgtgtctcagaatacagacaatttatgtcacaaagtgtcccccaaatgctgctctttaagtgaagattaactgctgcatttacccaaagctaaaaataacgctaacctttacccttaccttatttttgaaaataggtagcaaatgcttagacttaaagggacactttgtgttggatgtcaaaattgggcgtgcatctaattagggtcaaacctggacataagtgctcTATGGCGGGCTATTTTGTCGTTGTTTCCCTTTTCCACAACTGTGTCAGTCTTGTGGGGAATAAGTGAGGAACCCACACTGTCGCTTTTTTTTCAGATTATAATTCTCTCAGATCCTCTCGCGTACACAACAAGGTTAGGTCTATAACCGACTAGAACTACAATCAATTGTTCCCTTATCTCATGGACGCACCATGATCACATGTAAGCTGATTGGCTATAAAGATCTTTCACgcaaaagataaacaaacttATTTGTCGGAGCAGACAGAAAGTAACGCTCGATTTCTGGACAGATATCTTGCAATCATAACATCAACATTAGTCAAATCAATACTAATTATCTTGTTTCCGACAATCTATCATCTCAAGGATTGTCAAAGTTATCGGTAAGTGAAAAATGATTACAGATCAAATTTATCTATTAGATTTCATTATGAACTGTCGATGGTCTTCATGTGATCTTCGTGTAATGCTTGACGGGGAAACTGAATAGATGCTTCCCTTTTCCCATTTCCCATTTCCAAAATCGCTTCTGAAGTCCGCATTGGCTTCATTCACCACCCTGCATAATTGAAGAAGATTCGTTGAGCTGTAAGGCGTCCCTGACTTGCTCAGGAAGTCTGTCAGGTTTGCCCTGAGGATGTGGATGGCATCACCCAGAGCAGAATCCCTTACCTTGACACAAGGTTTAATCCAACTTCCTATCTTGAGACGGAATGACATACACATCAACAATTTCATTCTTGGTGTGTCCACCTCACACAGTTATTTACATCTTGCAAAATACAAAACAACTTGCAGTTGCCATTAGCTCCAGTCGTGCAAAATGATCTTGCAGAACCATTATGTTTTGATAGGTTCCTTTAAggcatttacatttattttaatgaGCGCATTGTATCAGGTTCATGCCTGCTTCTAATAAAATAATGGTTTGAAGTGACCATGGACTTTCACCCAATGCTTCCTTACAAGTGGCCAACCTTTCGCATTCCTTTCACATGAATGGCAAAAAGGTATTAATTATAAGCAGTAGCCACACGCAGTCGTTGACTGCCCGTTGTTGATTTATAACATCCGATGTCATGATATATACTTTTTACAGCTTGTCattgtgttttaaaattctaGTTGCTTGTGGGTAGAGGGACGGAAAGATAGCGTTAATCTCTTTTTCATCGTACTAGTAGTCCATACTTCAAGTTTATCAGTCACGACAGGATACTTTGTACACAAAATGACATTAGGAATTTTATAGGTATGCTTTTGAAATTCAGTGAGATTTAAAACAACATGTAACAGGTTCTTCAAAGCAAATTATACTTGCACTTTAAATACCTGTTCCTGAGTGTTCGTTTTCTCCACTGCGGATATAAGGTCGCCAATCAGCTGGTTCAGAGTGGCATGcacttttattgttttttcatATTGACAGGAGACATATGGTATAAGTTTTTCCATCAGATAACCATCCACGTCTTCATTCTAAATCACCGTTTCATCAGACACTTCCAATACAATCTGCAAAATGTTAAGAGGTTTCAACCTGCACTCTCCTGTAATGAGAAAAGTGCTGTTCCACTGAAAGACTTTTAATGAGAATGTTCTAACCTGTGCAGCACAAGCGTTCCCATAATAACGAAGAAAACCAAAGAGATCACAGATTCTTCCAGATTCGCACCCGCCAATTTTCACGTGGCCAGAATGCGGAAAAAAGTTCTTCGGGGGCAGGCTAAGAACTTTCCCGAGCTAACACGcaattgttttaatatatagaAAATAAAGCATTCATACCCTGTTCGtttctatttattttaaacCCACAATTTTCAGAGTTGCTCAATGTCAATTTCTCTATTTTTGCCTTGGGTGCTAGTTGTAAGATACCTAATCTTATTATGATAAACTTGattgtttacatgtatttacacAAAAAATTATGTTGTGACGTTGATACCAATGTTATGATAGAAAACAATTGTTGCCTAAAATTAGTTTaaaagttaatttttattacttcaagaaatttgaaaatagtacTCACTTCATAGGCAAAATACCTATAGCAAATGTATATGCTAGGTAGGCGGCTAGGGAAACCCACCAAATTGTTCCTATAAAAGGAGACATGTTGTTGTAGGTTGCTTTGTGTAAGGCCTAATCCCATCCTGATGACGGAGGGAAGAAGCTTTCTCAAATATTTCCTTCTTCTCCTCCACGAAGTAAAATGATTGCTCCGTTTTTGTtacgattttttcaaaaactatgGGCGTGGTCCTCTCGAATGATCTGTAAGGAAATAAATCAGAAAGCCGACCGAGTGAGTTTTcactcatttgtcaactgaatCGGGCGAAGAACTCACTTGGGAAGCATgtgttattaatattaattttgtatatTATTCTTGTTGAACCAGGGTATTCAGAAATCGTGTCAAAGTGTGCCGTCAACACAAACTGCGAAAAAAATATATGCTACGCTAATCTTCTAATCCTATTTTCTTGTTGGCTTTACATAACCGGAATATAAACAGCGAACATTGTTGATCAAAGGGTTGCTAATCGATGGGCATATTCGGCAAACTTTTCACGGATCAATAACCTTTCTATTGTGATAAATCAACCATCATGCTCGTCATGCTTTAACAACTTCTCTGAAGTAACTGTTGATCAAATAACCAAGCTCATCGCGAAGTCTAAACCAAAAACCAGCAAATTGGATCCTGCACCAACTGGGTTGATAAAGCAATCAGTGAATATCGTGGCACCTTTCGTGACTAACATCATCAACGCATCACTTACATCTGGAATTTTTCctacagacttaaagaaaggaCTGATACTTCCTCTACTCAAAAAACCATCTCTTGATCGTGAGGAGCTTTGCAACTACCGCCCTATTACTAATCTTACGTTCCTCTCTAAACTAACTGGTCGTGTAGTAGCCTCACAAATGCTTGCATACCTCCAATCTAATAGCCTGTTATCAAAGTTTCAATCAGCATACAGACCTCTCCATAGCACCGAAACAGCGATTTTGCGAGTTATCAATGACGTTCAATCTGCTGTTGACAGACGTGAAGAAGTCGTATTGGTTCTCTTGGACTTGTCGTCTGCGTTTGACACCATTGACCATGACGCACTTCTTACAAGACTTCACACTCGATATGGAATCAGTGGAACAGCCATCGCATGGTTTAGATCCTATCTTGTTGACCGTTATCAACAAGTTGTCATTCATGGCCTTTCTTCTCGTCCGGTGTCTCTTCAatttggtgtccctcaagggtctGTTTTGGGACCTTTGTTGTTTGCCTTGTTTTTTGCTCCCATCGAAGACATCATTTTAGCACATGGGCTAAAAGTTATGGTGTACGCTGACGATACACAACTGTACATATCAATTTCATCGTTAGATGATCGCCCTTCTGCACTTTCACTGCTTGAAACATGTACTAGGGATATTCTCATCTGGTGTACCATCAATGGCTTAGCCTGCAACCCAGACAAGACCGAGATAATCCATCTGTCATCCC of the Montipora capricornis isolate CH-2021 chromosome 7, ASM3666992v2, whole genome shotgun sequence genome contains:
- the LOC138055471 gene encoding uncharacterized protein produces the protein MAVNLLSNVQDALQGFPVTFLHCWLDSSVALYWILGGGDYKQFVANRVQKIREHAEVIWRHIPTEDNPADLATHGGLVSKENQLWWCGPEWLSDPRKWPENNSKESNQEVKTTKELFALAVNSGDELAKFLAKSSYWNTLRVCAWIMRFAQNATTEEIGKQTLFWLMPTQSQKTD